From Marivirga harenae, one genomic window encodes:
- a CDS encoding RagB/SusD family nutrient uptake outer membrane protein: protein MKNLKNIFIYSFIISLLSCEILDVEPPYDRVLAENAISDKRGLDAAINGVYDGMQSGAIVLDYLVISDLAADNLEAVGSKIDYITINNNDPFSTNIYVEAVWNAHYDVINRANNILDNIGSVDGVSEAEANRGEAEMRTIRAICYFNLVRMFGGVPLRESAINGASEEDIFIGRASEADTYQFIQDDLEISEDLLEGAGRGNSVRVDEPTVKALLARLHLYQENWANAEAYAKSVIDGFGYELVEDYTSIFDEANSSNEIIFQIDFLNDDDVNTIARWLLAAGRYEAAATEDVYDLYESQDLRASASVGDAGGDFFCNKYTGLQNDVDNLIVTRLSEMYLIAAEAINEQAYDANSDAFDFLNEVRERAGLNEITNLEATDQASLREAIALERRKELAFEGHRWHDLVRTHQAQAVLEISNPNKLLFPIPQSEIDTNKHPEMVQNEDY from the coding sequence ATGAAAAACTTAAAAAACATATTCATTTACTCTTTTATCATTTCACTTCTTTCATGTGAGATTTTAGATGTAGAACCACCTTACGACAGGGTGTTGGCGGAAAATGCCATTTCTGATAAAAGAGGATTAGATGCGGCCATTAACGGGGTTTATGACGGAATGCAGAGCGGGGCAATTGTGCTGGATTATCTAGTCATTTCTGATTTAGCTGCTGATAATTTAGAAGCAGTAGGCTCAAAGATCGATTACATTACTATTAATAATAACGATCCCTTCAGCACCAATATATATGTGGAAGCGGTATGGAATGCCCACTATGATGTGATTAATAGAGCCAATAATATTTTGGATAATATCGGGTCTGTTGATGGAGTTTCTGAAGCTGAAGCTAACCGTGGAGAGGCTGAAATGCGAACTATCCGAGCTATTTGCTACTTTAATTTGGTCAGAATGTTTGGTGGGGTTCCACTTAGAGAGTCCGCTATAAACGGTGCTTCAGAAGAAGATATTTTTATCGGGAGAGCATCAGAAGCTGATACTTATCAATTTATTCAGGATGATCTAGAGATTTCGGAAGATTTATTGGAAGGAGCTGGAAGAGGTAATAGTGTAAGAGTTGATGAACCCACTGTAAAAGCATTATTAGCACGTCTGCATTTATATCAAGAAAATTGGGCGAATGCAGAAGCCTATGCAAAAAGTGTAATCGATGGTTTTGGGTATGAACTAGTAGAAGATTACACATCTATTTTTGATGAAGCTAATAGTAGTAACGAGATTATATTTCAGATTGATTTTCTTAATGATGATGATGTAAATACAATAGCTCGTTGGCTTTTGGCAGCAGGTAGATATGAAGCCGCGGCAACTGAAGATGTGTATGATCTTTACGAAAGTCAGGATTTAAGAGCCTCAGCTTCAGTGGGGGATGCAGGCGGAGATTTTTTCTGTAATAAGTACACAGGATTACAAAATGATGTGGACAACCTAATTGTCACTCGCTTATCAGAAATGTATTTGATAGCTGCAGAAGCCATCAACGAGCAGGCCTATGATGCAAATTCCGATGCCTTCGATTTTTTAAATGAAGTAAGAGAAAGAGCTGGACTAAATGAAATAACTAACCTTGAAGCAACGGATCAAGCATCTTTAAGAGAGGCGATCGCTTTGGAACGAAGAAAAGAATTGGCATTTGAAGGCCATAGATGGCATGATTTGGTCAGAACCCATCAAGCTCAAGCTGTTTTGGAAATCAGTAATCCCAATAAACTTTTATTCCCTATTCCCCAATCTGAAATAGATACCAATAAACATCCAGAAATGGTTCAGAATGAAGATTACTAA
- a CDS encoding HesB/IscA family protein, translated as MIIVTDKAKDRLGKIKTEEGHSETSNVRVSVKGGGCSGLMYDLSFDEEIKDGDEIFEDKGVKLLVDKKSMLYLLGTTLDFSDGLNGNGFQFINPNATRTCGCGESFSI; from the coding sequence ATGATTATTGTTACAGACAAAGCGAAAGACAGATTAGGAAAGATAAAAACTGAAGAAGGGCACAGTGAGACTAGCAATGTAAGAGTGTCAGTTAAGGGTGGAGGTTGCTCCGGCTTAATGTACGACTTAAGTTTCGATGAGGAAATTAAAGATGGGGATGAAATTTTTGAAGATAAGGGTGTGAAGCTTTTAGTGGATAAAAAGAGCATGCTGTATCTTTTAGGTACCACCTTAGATTTTTCCGATGGCTTGAATGGGAACGGATTCCAATTCATCAACCCCAATGCAACTCGAACTTGCGGTTGTGGCGAAAGCTTTTCTATTTAG
- the thiL gene encoding thiamine-phosphate kinase, producing MSDQNRTEINKLGEFGLIDKISEKFSKQNNSTHYAIGDDAAVIDVGDHFQLVSTDLLLEGVHFDLSYFPLHHLGFKAVAVNVSDIAAMNGIAEQITVSLALSNRFSLEAVDAFYEGVKAACDAYKVDLVGGDTTASPSGLMISVTAIGRVDKDKIAYRSGAKVNDIVCVTGDLGGAFMGLQVLEREKQVFLENPEMQPQLDNYQYIVGRQLKPEARMDLVHELLDLKIVPTSMIDISDGLASELHHIAKHSDVGINIHEDKLPYATNMQETAIEFKLDPNTAILNGGEDYELLFTISQDDFEKVKKHPDIHFIGYVNEKSSGLNMVTAKGNPIPLKAQGWDHFG from the coding sequence ATGAGCGATCAAAATAGAACAGAGATCAATAAACTCGGTGAATTTGGTTTAATCGATAAAATCTCAGAAAAGTTCAGCAAACAGAATAATTCTACTCATTATGCCATAGGAGATGATGCAGCAGTCATTGATGTAGGTGATCATTTCCAGCTGGTTTCAACCGACTTGCTCCTTGAAGGGGTTCATTTCGACCTTTCATATTTCCCATTACATCATTTAGGGTTCAAAGCAGTGGCGGTAAATGTCTCAGATATTGCGGCTATGAATGGGATAGCCGAACAGATAACGGTTAGCTTGGCTTTAAGCAATAGATTTTCGCTGGAGGCGGTAGATGCATTTTATGAAGGAGTGAAAGCTGCTTGCGATGCTTATAAGGTAGATTTAGTGGGAGGCGATACTACGGCTTCACCATCAGGCTTAATGATTTCAGTTACGGCCATAGGTAGAGTAGATAAAGACAAAATCGCATACCGATCAGGTGCTAAAGTAAATGATATTGTATGCGTAACCGGAGATTTAGGAGGTGCTTTTATGGGACTGCAAGTTCTGGAAAGAGAGAAACAAGTTTTTTTAGAAAATCCTGAAATGCAACCGCAACTCGACAATTACCAATATATTGTGGGTCGACAATTGAAACCTGAAGCTAGAATGGATTTAGTCCACGAGCTTTTGGATTTAAAAATTGTCCCTACATCAATGATTGATATCTCTGACGGACTTGCTTCTGAGTTGCATCATATTGCTAAGCATTCAGATGTGGGTATCAATATCCATGAAGATAAATTGCCCTACGCCACCAATATGCAGGAAACCGCAATTGAGTTCAAACTAGATCCAAATACTGCTATTTTGAATGGTGGAGAAGATTATGAATTGCTTTTCACCATCTCACAAGATGATTTCGAAAAAGTAAAAAAGCATCCGGATATTCATTTTATTGGTTATGTAAATGAAAAATCAAGTGGTTTGAATATGGTGACTGCTAAAGGAAATCCTATCCCGTTAAAAGCGCAGGGCTGGGATCATTTTGGGTGA
- a CDS encoding cyanophycinase, with protein sequence MILSSIFRNLCTVFLFFSILSLHAQGKLMLVGGGGETDGGWSDTPYQWMVDNAVNKTIGIISYSDADNWLPDYFVALGAVEAVNIKIDSRELANQAGMLDSLNQYDALFFKGGDQSRYYDYYKNTAVQNAIEDIYNRGGVIGGTSAGMAILSGVLFTASNGSAYPYDALTDINSQYMTLEDDFLHFYPDYIFDTHFVERGRTSRLIGFLANWYENHGELIKGIGIDDRTAFCIDENGKGIVYGTGAASIYLPQDFQILDGKIINSNVKAIQITHAHSYDLNEERISEWDLANHSEPSVNLPYYQVFASSETILNRNRDMLEEVISTTMLEGKILLISKAANSKVSSYTEFLEENSSSEVVFLDISSSEEQEEQITLRNKIRESSLVLFLEPGDINYYLNFGPTGELLKSHMLRNEITNVFLGDIANQLGVSYADNIYQDPFNAYYDDLEFSDGLAVLPDFNIITEAYGLDDKDYYENISSAVVDRVLSQDLKYGVYLTGSTYFSYTINDENQAIIKMDGELSSVLVENSGTRFAQTDQTVSGSSSRMQYAFDSLNYRITKATAYEIGEVQARDQEEYQFEEEEVLSNIELSDRGIYLLQNPIGDKLKLYKESSYDFNVSILSVDGRSVFNGVLRNNGFSEFNVGYLPNTRYILIVEDALSRNKYLLNIVKTN encoded by the coding sequence ATGATTCTTTCTTCAATATTTAGAAATCTCTGTACTGTATTTTTATTTTTCTCTATACTTTCTTTACACGCGCAAGGTAAATTAATGCTTGTTGGTGGAGGAGGAGAAACTGATGGTGGATGGAGTGACACTCCCTATCAATGGATGGTTGATAATGCTGTGAATAAAACAATTGGCATAATCAGTTATTCAGATGCTGATAATTGGTTGCCTGATTACTTTGTAGCGCTGGGAGCAGTTGAAGCAGTAAATATCAAAATCGACTCCAGAGAATTAGCCAATCAAGCAGGAATGTTGGATAGCCTTAATCAATATGATGCTTTGTTCTTTAAAGGTGGTGATCAAAGTCGGTACTATGATTATTATAAAAATACTGCTGTTCAAAATGCTATTGAAGATATTTATAATCGAGGCGGAGTAATTGGCGGTACTAGTGCTGGAATGGCTATTTTGTCAGGAGTATTGTTTACTGCTTCCAATGGATCCGCTTATCCTTACGATGCGCTAACAGATATTAACAGCCAATATATGACCTTGGAAGATGATTTTCTTCACTTTTACCCCGATTATATTTTTGATACGCATTTTGTAGAAAGAGGGAGAACCTCAAGACTAATTGGGTTCTTGGCGAATTGGTACGAAAATCATGGAGAATTGATTAAGGGGATTGGAATTGATGACAGAACAGCTTTTTGTATTGATGAAAATGGAAAGGGAATAGTATATGGTACTGGTGCAGCTTCTATCTATCTTCCACAAGATTTTCAAATTCTCGATGGAAAAATTATCAATAGCAATGTGAAAGCAATACAAATAACACATGCTCACTCTTATGACTTAAATGAAGAGAGGATTTCTGAATGGGATTTAGCAAACCACAGTGAGCCTTCTGTGAATTTACCCTATTATCAGGTTTTTGCATCCTCTGAAACGATTTTGAACAGAAATAGAGATATGCTAGAAGAAGTAATCTCCACTACAATGTTAGAGGGTAAAATCCTTTTGATAAGTAAGGCTGCAAATTCTAAAGTTTCTTCTTACACAGAGTTTTTAGAAGAAAACTCCTCTTCTGAGGTAGTTTTCCTAGATATTTCTTCTTCTGAAGAACAAGAAGAACAAATTACTTTACGCAATAAGATTCGGGAAAGCAGTTTGGTGCTGTTTTTAGAACCGGGAGACATCAATTACTACTTGAATTTCGGCCCTACAGGAGAACTATTAAAATCTCATATGCTGAGAAATGAAATCACAAATGTTTTTTTAGGCGATATTGCTAATCAGTTAGGAGTAAGTTACGCTGATAATATTTATCAAGATCCGTTCAATGCCTATTATGATGACTTAGAATTCAGCGATGGATTAGCGGTGCTTCCAGATTTCAATATTATTACAGAAGCATATGGCCTTGATGATAAGGATTATTATGAGAATATTTCTTCTGCTGTTGTTGACAGAGTCTTAAGTCAAGATTTGAAGTATGGAGTTTACTTAACCGGAAGTACTTATTTTTCTTATACTATTAATGATGAAAATCAAGCTATAATAAAAATGGATGGTGAATTGTCCTCGGTTTTAGTGGAAAATTCAGGAACACGCTTTGCCCAAACTGATCAAACAGTTTCAGGAAGTAGCAGTAGAATGCAATACGCATTTGATAGTTTAAACTATCGGATAACGAAAGCCACAGCCTATGAGATTGGTGAGGTTCAAGCTCGAGATCAGGAGGAATATCAGTTTGAAGAGGAAGAGGTTCTATCTAATATTGAATTAAGTGACAGAGGTATTTACCTGCTACAAAACCCTATTGGTGATAAACTAAAACTTTATAAGGAGTCTTCATATGATTTTAATGTTAGTATTTTGTCAGTTGATGGTCGCTCCGTTTTTAATGGTGTTTTGAGAAATAATGGATTTAGCGAATTTAATGTGGGTTATTTACCCAATACCCGATATATTCTTATTGTTGAAGATGCGCTTAGCCGAAATAAATATCTATTAAATATTGTAAAAACCAATTAA
- a CDS encoding CPBP family intramembrane glutamic endopeptidase, whose translation MKTIWRYFADFHKEVKHPPALYISISIFIGILTAFNYLIMDVRFEKWIDRLKPDSLPYLAHFILFSFIYYGIIFLCYRFKTIPNLFKDKAFMAKSLFMLIVLTVDVCFQYHKVIISDLFEYKDRYYLYKVIGQITSVFVMMLPLFIYYKKFEKSNNNFYGLRTSARKIGQYFPLILLMIPLIVGASFEESFRSFYPRFSPTYQFMDWSVELRAVVFEIFYAWDFVTTEFLFRGFMVLAFTAFLGPRAILPMVGLYVALHYGKPLGETIGSFFGGYILGVLTYQSKNIWGGIVAHMGIALLMELAAWMQKVFN comes from the coding sequence ATGAAAACAATTTGGCGTTATTTTGCGGATTTTCACAAGGAAGTTAAACACCCTCCTGCCTTGTATATTTCCATTAGCATTTTCATTGGAATTCTTACTGCCTTCAACTATTTAATAATGGATGTCAGGTTCGAAAAATGGATCGACAGATTGAAACCTGACTCACTACCATATCTTGCGCATTTTATATTGTTTTCATTCATTTATTATGGCATAATTTTTCTTTGTTATCGGTTTAAAACCATTCCCAATCTGTTTAAAGACAAAGCATTTATGGCCAAGAGCTTGTTTATGCTTATAGTGTTAACTGTAGATGTTTGCTTTCAATATCATAAAGTCATCATCAGTGATCTATTTGAATACAAAGACCGGTATTATTTATACAAAGTGATCGGACAGATCACTAGTGTTTTTGTGATGATGTTGCCACTTTTCATATACTATAAAAAATTTGAAAAAAGTAATAACAACTTTTACGGATTACGCACTTCCGCTCGAAAAATTGGTCAGTATTTCCCTCTGATACTTTTAATGATACCGTTAATTGTTGGAGCGTCTTTTGAGGAGAGCTTTAGGAGTTTCTACCCAAGGTTTTCCCCAACCTATCAATTTATGGATTGGTCGGTTGAGTTAAGAGCTGTAGTTTTCGAAATCTTCTATGCATGGGATTTTGTGACTACTGAATTTCTTTTTCGTGGATTTATGGTGCTTGCTTTTACTGCCTTTTTAGGCCCTAGGGCTATTTTGCCTATGGTAGGTTTATATGTGGCCTTGCACTACGGTAAACCACTAGGGGAAACCATTGGCTCATTTTTCGGGGGATATATTTTAGGTGTTTTGACCTACCAAAGCAAGAATATTTGGGGAGGAATAGTGGCACATATGGGAATTGCTTTGTTAATGGAATTGGCCGCTTGGATGCAGAAGGTTTTTAATTAA
- the mce gene encoding methylmalonyl-CoA epimerase: MLKVEHIGIAVKDMESANSLFSKLFNRQPYKLEKVESESVATSFFQMGETKIELLEAESEDSAIAKFIEKKGEGIHHIAYEVGNIESEMKRLESEGFQLINKTPKKGADNKLVCFLHPKSTNGVLIELCQEIKK, from the coding sequence ATGTTGAAAGTAGAACATATAGGTATAGCAGTAAAAGACATGGAAAGTGCTAATTCACTTTTTAGTAAACTATTCAATAGGCAACCTTATAAACTTGAAAAAGTGGAAAGTGAAAGTGTAGCCACCTCTTTTTTCCAGATGGGAGAAACTAAAATTGAGTTATTAGAAGCTGAAAGTGAGGACAGCGCTATTGCCAAATTCATTGAAAAAAAAGGCGAAGGAATCCATCATATAGCTTATGAAGTGGGAAACATCGAATCTGAAATGAAGAGACTGGAATCTGAAGGTTTTCAACTCATCAACAAAACCCCTAAAAAGGGAGCAGACAATAAATTAGTCTGCTTTTTACATCCAAAAAGCACCAATGGCGTATTAATAGAATTGTGCCAGGAAATCAAAAAATGA
- a CDS encoding SusC/RagA family TonB-linked outer membrane protein → MRTFTKALVVFLATCTFVFNVTAQSILVKGTITSSEDGLPLPGVNVMIKGSGNGTTTNVEGNFQLEVDKEATLIFSFIGMKTKELAVNGRSTLDVILDSDVSQLSEVVVVGYGSVDRKLLTGSVSQTESKELSNTVNPDLSSALQGKVAGVQINQNSGTPGAALSIQVRGQNSISGGTQPLYVVDGVPISSGNFGQIGYEGQGISAISDLNPNDIESISVLKDASASAIYGARGANGVVLITTKTGESGKTKFNVESYYGTQEIYKRLDLLDAGQFKRYVNDIAADEGAAPPYSDEQLNDNSINTDWQDAVLRTAPIQNHQISASGGGDKTKFYASAALFDQEGILIGTDYRRYSGRLNLDHKVNDKLNIDTKLNISFSENNRVPGDQTINGVLPNAISKPPVHPIYDENNNYLEQGFWDNPVANGTETDNVAESFRTLFNIGWDYRFTDNLKFRNQWGVDYSHLMERRYEPTTTRRGAQSGGIGINANSRVTKVIQNSTLEYNKYIKDQHDITALVGSSFELINDRFDFMRANNFPSNDLRYIASAGNIETASASGSEYAINSYFGRFMYAFEDKYIVTLNLRADGSSNIAPANRYQLLPGISLGWRLIEEGFMQSQGIFSDFKLRLGYGKLGNDKIGRGRYLALYGSGNNYNANPGIIPSQIPNPNLKWEVTTNYNAGIDIAFLGGKINFTTDAYYNITTDLLQFRPLPGSSGYGGYDENIGEMENKGLEFAVNANLVSNEDFQWSLNGNLSLNRNRILSLYNGQPITNIGRGNNAIIEGEPLGVFYMFESLGVDPSTGELLMEDVNNDGRITDADRQIVADPNPDFIGGISTNLNYKNFDLSIVSQFSYGNDIFNGTRQYTENMTLGSNDNQTTRIMRRWREPGDITNVPKINGRFNNEITSHYIEDGSFFRLRNITLGYNLPVDLISKYKLTKVRVYASAQNLLTLTSYSGMDPDVNYSGSDATRKGTDFFTFPVPIMYTAGINISF, encoded by the coding sequence ATGAGAACTTTTACTAAAGCACTCGTAGTTTTTCTTGCTACGTGTACGTTTGTATTTAATGTTACTGCCCAATCAATTCTTGTAAAAGGGACGATAACCTCTAGTGAAGATGGTTTGCCATTACCTGGAGTGAATGTCATGATAAAAGGGAGTGGGAATGGTACCACAACAAATGTTGAAGGTAATTTCCAACTTGAGGTCGACAAGGAGGCGACACTGATTTTTTCTTTCATCGGCATGAAAACAAAAGAGCTGGCTGTGAATGGCAGAAGTACCCTAGATGTGATTCTGGATTCTGATGTTTCTCAGCTATCTGAGGTAGTGGTAGTGGGGTACGGGTCAGTAGATCGGAAACTCCTGACAGGATCAGTGTCTCAAACCGAATCAAAAGAACTTTCCAATACTGTGAATCCAGATTTAAGTTCTGCTTTGCAAGGAAAAGTGGCGGGAGTTCAAATAAATCAGAACTCAGGTACACCAGGTGCCGCTCTATCCATTCAAGTGCGAGGCCAAAATAGTATTTCTGGAGGTACCCAACCACTATATGTAGTAGATGGTGTTCCGATCTCGTCAGGTAATTTTGGGCAAATTGGATACGAAGGCCAAGGGATTAGTGCAATATCTGATTTAAACCCAAATGATATAGAGTCCATCTCGGTATTAAAGGATGCTTCTGCTTCTGCAATTTACGGGGCAAGGGGTGCCAATGGAGTGGTTTTAATTACAACCAAAACTGGTGAAAGTGGCAAAACAAAATTTAATGTTGAGTCTTATTACGGCACACAAGAGATTTATAAGAGATTGGATCTATTGGATGCAGGTCAATTTAAGCGATATGTAAACGATATTGCCGCAGACGAGGGCGCGGCCCCTCCTTACTCTGACGAGCAATTGAATGATAATTCAATCAATACAGATTGGCAAGATGCAGTTTTGAGAACAGCACCTATCCAAAATCACCAAATCAGTGCTTCAGGTGGGGGTGATAAGACTAAATTCTATGCGTCTGCTGCATTATTCGATCAGGAAGGTATTTTGATCGGAACAGACTACAGAAGATATAGTGGTAGATTAAACTTAGATCATAAGGTCAATGATAAGTTAAATATTGATACAAAACTCAATATTAGCTTCTCAGAAAATAATAGAGTTCCTGGTGATCAGACTATTAATGGTGTCCTACCAAATGCTATTTCAAAACCTCCGGTACATCCTATTTATGATGAAAACAATAATTATTTAGAGCAAGGGTTTTGGGACAATCCCGTTGCAAATGGAACAGAAACCGATAATGTGGCGGAATCTTTTAGGACGCTTTTCAACATCGGTTGGGATTACAGATTCACGGATAATTTGAAATTCAGAAATCAGTGGGGAGTAGATTATTCTCATTTGATGGAAAGAAGATATGAACCGACTACCACAAGAAGAGGAGCTCAGAGTGGTGGGATTGGTATTAACGCTAATTCAAGGGTGACAAAAGTCATCCAAAATTCAACCCTCGAGTATAATAAATACATAAAAGATCAACATGATATCACTGCTTTGGTAGGGTCAAGTTTTGAATTGATCAATGATCGGTTTGATTTTATGCGTGCTAATAATTTCCCCTCTAATGATTTAAGATATATCGCTTCAGCTGGGAACATTGAAACTGCTAGCGCTAGTGGAAGTGAATATGCCATTAATTCTTATTTCGGGCGCTTTATGTATGCTTTTGAGGATAAATACATAGTCACTTTAAATTTAAGAGCTGATGGAAGTTCCAATATAGCACCTGCAAATCGATACCAACTATTGCCGGGTATATCTTTAGGTTGGAGATTGATTGAAGAAGGGTTTATGCAAAGCCAGGGTATTTTCAGTGACTTTAAATTAAGATTAGGCTACGGGAAATTGGGGAATGACAAAATTGGAAGAGGAAGATATCTGGCATTGTATGGTTCAGGAAATAATTATAATGCAAATCCAGGAATTATACCATCTCAGATCCCAAATCCTAACTTGAAATGGGAAGTTACTACCAATTACAATGCAGGCATTGATATTGCATTTCTAGGCGGAAAAATAAATTTCACTACTGATGCTTATTACAATATCACCACAGACTTGCTACAGTTTCGCCCTCTCCCAGGCTCTTCTGGATATGGTGGATATGATGAAAACATCGGGGAGATGGAAAACAAAGGTTTGGAATTTGCAGTAAATGCAAACCTTGTTTCAAATGAGGATTTTCAATGGTCGTTGAATGGAAATCTGTCTCTCAATAGAAATAGAATCCTATCACTTTATAACGGGCAACCGATCACCAATATAGGTAGAGGAAATAATGCCATAATTGAAGGTGAACCGCTTGGCGTTTTTTACATGTTTGAATCTTTGGGAGTAGATCCATCTACCGGAGAATTACTGATGGAAGATGTTAATAATGATGGACGCATTACTGATGCAGATCGACAAATCGTGGCTGATCCAAACCCTGATTTTATTGGAGGAATTAGTACTAATCTTAATTACAAAAATTTCGATTTGTCTATAGTAAGCCAATTCAGCTACGGTAATGATATATTTAACGGTACACGTCAGTATACTGAAAATATGACATTGGGTAGTAATGATAATCAGACCACTAGAATCATGAGGCGGTGGAGAGAACCTGGAGATATTACCAATGTCCCAAAGATAAACGGTAGATTTAATAATGAAATTACCTCTCACTACATTGAAGATGGCTCATTTTTTAGACTAAGAAACATCACCCTAGGCTATAATTTACCTGTAGATCTGATTTCAAAGTATAAGCTGACTAAAGTTAGGGTATATGCTAGTGCACAGAATTTATTGACGCTAACATCTTATTCGGGTATGGATCCTGATGTTAATTACTCAGGTTCTGATGCAACTCGCAAGGGTACTGACTTTTTCACTTTCCCAGTACCGATAATGTATACAGCTGGAATAAATATTTCATTTTAA
- a CDS encoding Maf family protein, producing the protein MNLSYPLILGSKSPRRKEILTKAGFEFTAEAKDTEESYPEDMPHNEVAAFLAEKKAKAFAEDAQYSDKIILTADTTVLIDNELLEKPLDENEAFSMLSKLSGRAHQVVSGFCVLQNGEFEKYSDETLVYFNPIEEKIIWDYIRNHKPFDKAGAYGIQEGIGLTHIEKLEGSYFTVMGLPIHKVYQALSRYSIGY; encoded by the coding sequence ATGAATTTGAGTTACCCTCTTATTTTAGGGTCTAAGTCACCTAGAAGAAAAGAAATACTGACCAAAGCAGGCTTTGAATTTACAGCTGAAGCTAAGGATACAGAAGAATCTTATCCAGAAGATATGCCTCATAATGAGGTCGCGGCTTTTTTAGCAGAGAAGAAAGCTAAGGCTTTTGCTGAAGATGCTCAATATTCAGATAAAATAATTTTAACAGCTGATACTACTGTTTTGATTGATAATGAATTATTGGAAAAGCCTCTAGATGAAAATGAGGCTTTTAGCATGTTGAGTAAATTGAGTGGGAGAGCCCATCAGGTAGTTTCAGGCTTTTGCGTGTTGCAAAATGGAGAATTTGAAAAATATTCTGATGAGACTTTGGTTTATTTTAATCCGATAGAGGAGAAAATCATTTGGGATTACATTCGAAATCATAAGCCATTTGATAAAGCAGGAGCTTACGGAATACAGGAAGGTATAGGCTTAACTCATATTGAAAAATTGGAAGGTTCTTACTTTACGGTAATGGGTTTGCCGATTCATAAGGTTTATCAAGCTTTATCTAGATATAGTATTGGATATTAA
- a CDS encoding PKD domain-containing protein, translated as MKNLLKYSKLWALFIGLSILFFTSCDEGEEDEPTPEPTASFTFSPDAPEVGQEITFTSTSENATSFSWSFGDGGTATGENTTHSYESAGEFTVTLVASGEGGNLTVEETVTVAEPEPQADPVQVYFADNTGDVFTMQKISGLGLETTVETAFETTGYTIQVFYDENNDKIYYSDDDNGQVVRVNPDGSGEEIVAEGIAGPRGLAVNDDATKLFVADRGADEILSFDLSTGEKTVLYDSADLANAIVDAEFQPAAFLPEGLTFHNGELFFTCVDFDAETLWKATADGASVSRLLDYGEAGFGYAVIVDTENDVLIFDDADTNNLLAVNYDGSGIEEVVATDDYTYGIGIDYVTSKIYWSTRDGSVKRANRDGSEVETLVSADEGRVNRGLVIVPTN; from the coding sequence ATGAAAAATTTATTAAAATATTCTAAATTATGGGCCTTGTTTATAGGGCTAAGTATTTTGTTTTTCACTTCTTGTGACGAGGGCGAAGAGGACGAACCAACCCCTGAGCCAACAGCCAGTTTTACTTTTAGTCCTGATGCCCCGGAAGTAGGACAGGAAATTACTTTTACTAGTACTTCAGAAAATGCAACTTCATTCAGTTGGTCATTTGGTGATGGAGGAACGGCTACAGGTGAAAATACCACTCATTCATATGAGTCCGCAGGTGAATTTACTGTTACTTTAGTTGCTTCGGGAGAAGGTGGAAATCTAACAGTGGAAGAAACAGTTACTGTCGCAGAACCTGAACCACAGGCTGATCCTGTACAGGTCTATTTTGCAGACAATACTGGAGATGTGTTCACCATGCAGAAAATTTCAGGTTTAGGATTGGAAACTACTGTTGAAACTGCATTCGAAACTACAGGGTATACCATTCAAGTTTTTTATGATGAAAATAACGATAAAATCTACTACAGTGATGATGATAATGGGCAGGTGGTACGAGTTAATCCTGACGGAAGTGGAGAAGAAATTGTGGCGGAAGGAATTGCAGGGCCAAGAGGATTAGCAGTTAATGATGACGCAACAAAATTGTTTGTAGCTGATCGAGGAGCAGACGAAATTCTATCTTTTGACTTATCTACTGGAGAAAAAACAGTTTTGTATGATTCAGCTGATTTGGCAAATGCAATTGTAGATGCTGAATTCCAACCTGCTGCATTTTTACCGGAAGGTCTGACTTTCCATAACGGAGAATTGTTTTTCACATGTGTAGATTTTGATGCAGAGACCTTATGGAAAGCGACAGCAGATGGCGCAAGCGTAAGTAGATTGTTAGATTATGGGGAGGCTGGATTTGGGTATGCAGTTATTGTCGATACTGAAAATGATGTTTTAATCTTTGATGATGCAGATACTAATAATTTACTAGCTGTAAATTATGATGGTTCCGGGATAGAGGAAGTGGTAGCTACAGATGACTATACCTATGGTATCGGAATTGATTACGTTACTTCAAAAATCTACTGGTCAACAAGAGATGGCAGCGTAAAAAGAGCCAATAGAGATGGTTCGGAAGTGGAAACTTTAGTTTCAGCTGATGAGGGGAGAGTAAATAGAGGCTTAGTGATTGTGCCTACTAATTAA